One genomic region from Athalia rosae chromosome 3, iyAthRosa1.1, whole genome shotgun sequence encodes:
- the LOC105690351 gene encoding uncharacterized protein LOC105690351 isoform X3: protein MKGLQIYFLLLLGVAVFEYVRAHVALTFPRARKYDLDFLDNARTPGPCGMPRGDIRTSFLSGSSFNITWHLAYPHRGGFKLQILDALDRPLIDLTPVTAQSEFVEDDATAQSFPVSLPDNFTCKECTIRLLREAEEWGSAYRFWSCADIDILERKVFREDCSKHGKYLLGRCRCDRFYHGARCQFKEECLDDSDCGTQGVCVDTKATTAPRKQCYCNIGWFGPGCNKKSPVKSVDIDFDAYTSKNLSDSFKLYWRILKDSKELEAVMVVNGTSWVGLGWRPNTLTPACRAFPELRDLPGEPLPKPEPKSEPEPEASAEPIGKAEPEPHAESKAEPTSEPNSQAEPKAEPKSEPEPTTEPEPGAEPTSEPEPSAEPVSKPEPGTAEPEPSKSGAKRRSPKAYGSGVTPPDDDVMVQTSVTYQVSTKQGRRKRATEEAAPEPTGEPSGAATQIIPEPEPKISTPNPEPGSESAKNMTLTRQSISNGEPRAKSNPEPHAEPKSEPVSEPTAEPKSEPVSEPTAEPKSEPSAEPKSEPSAEPKSKPSAEPKSEPKSEPNAEPKSEPNAEPKSEPNAEPKSEPNAEPKSEPNAEPKSEPVSEPSAEPNPEPNDSPYPVPESEPKAEPSSNGDVEPITKSGATKAPTASPTHKYTPKHDFNPMDCTDIVIGSARGMTHRIGDYYTRDRSTPRPDSFWGGSDGLTAAMGFEKDGITTIAFRRKLETNEMSDHRIVDAAMHVIWAKGQEPGKFVHDPPSGIEKSKASVKNFYKPDELKYHGHHSQRGVSSLNFFDENKKESGGHIPLEGGVCGGEWRYPRHCSLENGTCEYAARWVYKAKKDELAFTVVTSNTDTWTGIGFSDDMSMSQTDAILGWVDKGTGRAFMMDTWINGYQPPMLDSSQDVGNTSGSIQDGFTTLNFSRKRVTKDNKDISITDDHCVYMMFPVKGGEFNAVNKKIKKHAIVPLISSDRICIRSCGDEVDEDAPTTPAPPRFIYDFEVKLTNLGAGFQAPEPNTPEFETISNTIADSFGPSLSKVPGYYGVKLNELERTNAESVVAKMNLILDKNESKGRALRPEDTEAMARGALKETLSTGQVGSLRVDPQYLVFKSPQINDITDEDGDSGPSATGIFLSSTKLYIVVGCVAALVALALLQATCTLYRSRKRTSKRVYALPLQASSPASSMNPIHHPNLNSTQLRHQSQTKYQYNNHNHHQHFPPNMHRPAPNW from the exons GGGGGTTTCAAACTTCAAATTTTGGACGCCCTCGACAGGCCTCTGATCGACCTTACCCCGGTCACGGCGCAAAGTGAATTCGTCGAGGACGATGCCAC GGCTCAATCCTTCCCGGTCAGTCTGCCGGATAATTTCACCTGCAAAGAATGTACGATCAGACTTCTTCGCGAGGCTGAAGAATGGGGTTCCGCATACAGGTTTTGGTCTTGTGCGGACATCGAC ATACTGGAGAGAAAAGTATTCAGAGAAGATTGCAGTAAACACGGTAAATATTTACTCGGAAGATGCAGATGCGATAGATTTTACCACGGTGCGAGATGCCAATTCAAGGAGGAATGTCTCGACGATTCCGATTGCGGAACTCAGGGCGTTTGCGTTGACACCAAGGCGACAACGGCGCCGAGGAAACAATGCTACTGTAACATCGGATGGTTCGGTCCAGGGTGTAACAAAA AATCGCCCGTGAAGAGTGTGGACATCGATTTCGACGCTTACACGTCGAAGAACTTATCGGACAGCTTCAAATTGTACTGGAGAATTCTGAAGGACAGTAAGGAATTGGAAGCGGTGATGGTTGTGAACGGGACTTCGTGGGTGGGACTCGGATGGAGACCGAACACTCTGACCCCGGCCTGCCGAGCTTTCCCCGAACTCAGAGATCTCCCCGGGGAACCTCTGCCAAAACCGGAACCAAAGTCCGAACCGGAACCGGAAGCTTCCGCGGAGCCGATCGGCAAGGCGGAACCCGAACCCCACGCTGAATCGAAGGCGGAACCGACCTCGGAACCGAATTCTCAGGCTGAACCGAAAGCTGAACCAAAATCCGAACCAGAACCCACAACGGAACCGGAACCTGGTGCTGAACCTACTTCTGAACCGGAACCAAGTGCTGAACCCGTTTCGAAACCCGAACCTGGAACCGCGGAACCAGAACCTTCGAAATCAGGGGCTAAGAGAAGGTCTCCCAAGGCCTACGGAAGTGGAGTGACTCCGCCCGACGACGATGTCATGGTGCAAACGAGTGTCACGTATCAAGTGAGCACCAAGCAAG GAAGACGAAAAAGAGCAACGGAAGAAGCGGCACCCGAACCAACCG GGGAGCCCAGCGGCGCTGCTACTCAGATAATCCCTGAACCTGAACCAAAAATATCCACACCTAATCCAGAGCCAGGTTCAGAGTCGGCAAAAAATATGACACTGACAAGACAATCCATATCTAATGGAGAACCCCGAGCAAAATCAAATCCTGAACCACACGCGGAACCAAAATCCGAACCCGTGTCTGAACCCACAGCGGAACCAAAATCCGAACCCGTGTCTGAACCCACAGCGGAACCAAAATCCGAACCAAGCGCTGAACCAAAATCTGAACCAAGCGCTGAACCAAAATCCAAACCAAGCGCTGAACCAAAATCTGAACCAAAATCAGAGCCAAACGCTGAACCAAAATCCGAACCAAACGCTGAACCAAAATCCGAACCAAACGCTGAACCAAAATCAGAGCCAAACGCTGAACCAAAATCAGAGCCAAATGCTGAACCAAAATCTGAACCCGTCTCTGAGCCAAGTGCTGAACCCAATCCCGAACCAAATGACTCGCCTTATCCCGTACCTGAATCCGAACCAAAAGCTGAGCCAAGTTCGAATGGCGATGTGGAACCCATCACGAAATCAGGAGCGACAAAAG ccccgacggcgtctccgaCCCACAAGTACACTCCGAAGCACGACTTCAATCCGATGGATTGCACGGATATCGTGATCGGTAGTGCCCGAGGAATGACGCATCGTATCGGCGATTATTACACGCGGGATCGTTCGACTCCACGTCCGGATTCATTCTGGGGTGGAAGCGACGGTTTAACGGCGGCCATGGGTTTCGAAAAAGACGGAATAACGACGATAGCGTTCAGGAGAAAACTGGAAACGAACGAGATGTCCGACCATCGTATAGTCGACGCGGCGATGCACGTGATATGGGCGAAGGGTCAGGAGCCGGGAAAATTCGTTCACGATCCGCCGAGCGGCATCGAGAAGAGCAAGGCGTCCGTCAAAAACTTTTACAAACCCGACGAGCTCAAGTATCACGGGCATCACTCTCAACGAGGAGTATCaagcttgaatttcttcg ACGAGAACAAGAAGGAATCCGGAGGTCATATTCCTTTGGAAGGAGGTGTCTGCGGCGGAGAATGGCGTTATCCGCGACATTGTTCATTGGAGAACGGCACGTGCGAATACGCCGCGCGTTGGGTATACAAGGCTAAAAAG GACGAACTCGCGTTTACCGTAGTCACTTCGAACACCGACACCTGGACCGGAATAGGTTTCTCCGATGACATGAGCATG TCCCAGACAGACGCCATCTTGGGATGGGTGGACAAAGGGACTGGGCGAGCTTTTATGATGGACACTTGGATAAACGGTTATCAACCCCCGATGCTGGACTCGTCTCAAGACGTTGGTAACACGAGTGGAAGCATTCAAGATGGTTTTACCACGCTCAATTTCTCGAGGAAGAGAGTGACCAAGGATAACAAGGATATTTCGATCACCGACGACCACTGCGTCTACATGATGTTCCCCGTTAAGGGTGGCGAGTTTAACGcggttaataaaaaaataaagaagcacGCGATCGTCCCGCTGATATCGAGCGACAGAATTTGCATCAGGTCATGCGGTGACG AAGTTGACGAGGACGCCCCGACGACTCCTGCACCCCCGAGGTTCATCTACGACTTTGAAGTAAAACTTACGAACTTGGGTGCCGGATTTCAAGCTCCCGAACCCAACACCCCAGAGTTTGAAACAATCTCTAATACGATCGCTGACAGTTTCGGACCTTCCTTGAGCAAAGTTCCCGGTTACTACGGTGTCAAATTGAACGAGCTGGAAAG GACCAACGCCGAGTCTGTTGTAGCAAAAATGAATCTAATCTTGGACAAAAACGAATCCAAGGGGAGAGCTTTGAGGCCCGAGGATACCGAAGCTATGGCCAGGGGAGCCCTCAAGGAAACCCTCAGCACTGGACAAGTCGGTTCCCTAAGGGTTGACCCGCAATACCTTGTCTTCAAGTCACCGCAGA TCAACGACATCACTGACGAGGATGGAGATTCGGGGCCGAGTGCCACGGGGATTTTCTTGAGTTCGACGAAGCTTTACATCGTCGTTGGTTGTGTCGCTGCTCTGGTAGCGTTGGCTCTGCTCCAAGCGACTTGCACTCTTTATCGATCCAGAAAACGCACATCTAAG AGGGTGTACGCGCTCCCGCTTCAGGCTTCTTCTCCTGCTTCTTCAATGAATCCAATTCATCACCCAAACTTGAATTCGACGCAGTTACGTCATCAAAGTCAAACCAAGTATCAATACAACAACCACAACCACCACCAACATTTTCCACCAAATATGCACCGGCCCGCCCCAAACTGGTag